DNA sequence from the Entomomonas asaccharolytica genome:
AAACAGCATAGTGGTCCATTTACAAATTCACTCTTAAATTAAATATTTAGCCAATTACGATTTGTTAAAAAATATTCTGTTAATTCGGCCTCAGGCGTATTAGGCACTGGATGCCAATTGTATCCCCATCGAACTTCTGGAGGCAATGACATTAAAATAGACTCTGTACGACCACCCGATTGTAGACCAAACAAGGTGCCACGGTCATATACAAGGTTAAACTCTACATAGCGACCACGCCGAAAAGCTTGAAACTCTCTTTGCTGTTCGTTGAAAGGAGTATTTTTACGACGTTGGATAATTGGTATATACGCCTTAGCATAAGCATTGCCAATAGCTTGGATAAAAGCAAAACAGGTTGCAAAGTCCCAATCATTTAAATCATCAAAAAATAAACCACCAATACCTCTTGGCTCCATACGATGTTTTAAATAAAAATATTCATCACACCATTTTTTAAAACGAGGATAGGTTTCTTCACCAAATGGTTTGCAAGCATCGTAGGCAACTTGATGCCAATAGATACAGTCTTCTTCAACAGCATAGTAGGGGGTTAGGTCAAAACCACCACCAAACCACCAAACGGGTGTATGCCCTTCTTTCTCCGCTACAAATAATCTAACATTAGCATGAGAGGTGGGAATATGAGGATTTTCAGGATGAATAACCAGTGACACACCCATTGCTTGGAAGTCTCTACCTGCTAATTCAGGGCGATGTTCTGTAGCAGACGATGGAAGCCCTTGGCCATAAACATGCGAGAAGTTAACGCCGCCTTTTTCAATGATGGCGCCATTACTGATAACACGAGTACGACCACCACCACCTGTTGGTCGATCCCAGCTTTCTTCTATAAACTTGGCTTTGCCATCTTCTTTCTCTAAGGCTTGGCAAATATCGTTTTGTAATGATAGTAAATAGTTTTTTACTGCTTC
Encoded proteins:
- the hemF gene encoding oxygen-dependent coproporphyrinogen oxidase; the protein is MTLPIEAVKNYLLSLQNDICQALEKEDGKAKFIEESWDRPTGGGGRTRVISNGAIIEKGGVNFSHVYGQGLPSSATEHRPELAGRDFQAMGVSLVIHPENPHIPTSHANVRLFVAEKEGHTPVWWFGGGFDLTPYYAVEEDCIYWHQVAYDACKPFGEETYPRFKKWCDEYFYLKHRMEPRGIGGLFFDDLNDWDFATCFAFIQAIGNAYAKAYIPIIQRRKNTPFNEQQREFQAFRRGRYVEFNLVYDRGTLFGLQSGGRTESILMSLPPEVRWGYNWHPVPNTPEAELTEYFLTNRNWLNI